One Cervus canadensis isolate Bull #8, Minnesota chromosome 1, ASM1932006v1, whole genome shotgun sequence genomic window carries:
- the RSKR gene encoding ribosomal protein S6 kinase-related protein isoform X3 translates to MGAVSCRQGHHAQMAASHKQGGNIQGPWVQGWKSLWSGVGTTRSGVKELWGLRGHQFLHREPLEPAPLLVEKPLPEWPVPQFINLFLPEFPIRPLRGHQQLKILGLVAKGSFGTVLKVLDCGQKAVFAVKVVPKAKVLRRDILRQCKEEVSIQRQINHPFVHSMGDTWQGKRHLFIILLSPRGRGDSRWHRFGQQAYSALRPGTEGPKYRPDFWCFAVCSYCSTDLYSVWSAVGRLTEASIRLFAAELILVLCYLHDLGIIHRDVKMENILLDERGHLKLTDFGLSRHLPQGARAYTICGTLQYMAPEVLSGGPYNHAADWWSLGVLLFSLSTGKFPVPAERDHVAMLASVTHYDSEIPSSLNQGLSLLLREVHPFFRGVAFDPELLQKHPVNFVLETQAAQSSPSSESMFFKDFDCNLESFLVHPRLA, encoded by the exons CAGGGTGGCAACATCCAGGGCCCCTGGGTCCAAGGCTGGAAGAGCCTCTGGTCAGGTGTGGGGACCACAAGGTCAGGTGTGAAAGAACTGTGGGGACTACGGGGGCATCAGTTCCTGCATCGGGAGCCCCTGGAGCCAGCCCCACTGCTAGTAGAGAAGCCGCTGCCTGAATGGCCAGTGCCTCAGTTCATCAACCTCTTTCTGCCGGAGTTTCCTATTAGGCCCCTTAGGGGGCATCAGCAGCTAAAG ATTTTAGGCCTTGTGGCTAAAGGCTCCTTTGGAACGGTCCTCAAGGTGCTAGATTGTGGCCAGAAAGCAGTATTTGCAGTGAAG GTGGTACCCAAGGCGAAGGTCCTACGGAGGGACATCCTGAGGCAGTGCAAAGAGGAGGTCAGCATCCAG CGACAGATCAACCATCCTTTTGTACACAGTATGGGGGACACCTGGCAGGGAAAACGACACCTCTTCATTA TACTGCTCTCTCCCAGAGGGAGAGGGGACAGCAGGTGGCATCGGTTTGGGCAGCAGGCATACAGTGCCCTGCGCCCAGGCACAGAAGGCCCCAAATATCGCCCAGACTTCTGGTGCTTTGCAGTGTGCAGCTACTGCAGCACAGATCTGTACTCCGTGTGGTCTGCTGTTGGCCGCCTGACTGAGGCTTCCATCCGCCTTTTTGCTGCTGAGCTGATCCTGGTGCTGT GCTATCTCCATGACTTGGGCATCATCCATCGAGATGTGAAG ATGGAGAATATCCTTCTGGACGAACGAG GCCATCTGAAACTGACAGACTTTGGTTTGTCCCGCCACCTGCCCCAAGGAGCCCGAGCCTATACTATCTGTGGCACTCTTCAGTACATGG CGCCCGAGGTCCTGAGTGGAGGGCCTTACAACCATGCTGCTGACTGGTGGTCCCTGGGTGTCTTGCTTTTTTCTCTGTCAACTGGAAAG TTCCCAGTGCCAGCAGAGAGAGATCATGTGGCCATGTTGGCAAGTGTGACCCACTATGACTCTGAGATCCCATCTTCTCTTAACCAGGGGCTCTCACTCCTACTCCGTGAG GTCCACCCTTTCTTCCGGGGTGTGGCCTTTGACCCAGAGCTCCTACAGAAGCATCCAGTGAACTTTGTCTTGGAGACACAAGCTGCCCAGTCTAGTCCATCATCGGAGTCCATGTTTTTCAAGGACTTTGACTGTAATCTGGAGTCCTTCCTGGTCCACCCGAGGCTGGCTTGA
- the RSKR gene encoding ribosomal protein S6 kinase-related protein isoform X1 encodes MGAVSCRQGHHAQMAASHKQGGNIQGPWVQGWKSLWSGVGTTRSGVKELWGLRGHQFLHREPLEPAPLLVEKPLPEWPVPQFINLFLPEFPIRPLRGHQQLKILGLVAKGSFGTVLKVLDCGQKAVFAVKVVPKAKVLRRDILRQCKEEVSIQRQINHPFVHSMGDTWQGKRHLFIILLSPRGRGDSRWHRFGQQAYSALRPGTEGPKYRPDFWCFAVCSYCSTDLYSVWSAVGRLTEASIRLFAAELILVLCYLHDLGIIHRDVKMENILLDERGHLKLTDFGLSRHLPQGARAYTICGTLQYMAPEVLSGGPYNHAADWWSLGVLLFSLSTGKFPVPAERDHVAMLASVTHYDSEIPSSLNQGLSLLLRELLHQDPLHRLRYLHHFQVHPFFRGVAFDPELLQKHPVNFVLETQAAQSSPSSESMFFKDFDCNLESFLVHPRLA; translated from the exons CAGGGTGGCAACATCCAGGGCCCCTGGGTCCAAGGCTGGAAGAGCCTCTGGTCAGGTGTGGGGACCACAAGGTCAGGTGTGAAAGAACTGTGGGGACTACGGGGGCATCAGTTCCTGCATCGGGAGCCCCTGGAGCCAGCCCCACTGCTAGTAGAGAAGCCGCTGCCTGAATGGCCAGTGCCTCAGTTCATCAACCTCTTTCTGCCGGAGTTTCCTATTAGGCCCCTTAGGGGGCATCAGCAGCTAAAG ATTTTAGGCCTTGTGGCTAAAGGCTCCTTTGGAACGGTCCTCAAGGTGCTAGATTGTGGCCAGAAAGCAGTATTTGCAGTGAAG GTGGTACCCAAGGCGAAGGTCCTACGGAGGGACATCCTGAGGCAGTGCAAAGAGGAGGTCAGCATCCAG CGACAGATCAACCATCCTTTTGTACACAGTATGGGGGACACCTGGCAGGGAAAACGACACCTCTTCATTA TACTGCTCTCTCCCAGAGGGAGAGGGGACAGCAGGTGGCATCGGTTTGGGCAGCAGGCATACAGTGCCCTGCGCCCAGGCACAGAAGGCCCCAAATATCGCCCAGACTTCTGGTGCTTTGCAGTGTGCAGCTACTGCAGCACAGATCTGTACTCCGTGTGGTCTGCTGTTGGCCGCCTGACTGAGGCTTCCATCCGCCTTTTTGCTGCTGAGCTGATCCTGGTGCTGT GCTATCTCCATGACTTGGGCATCATCCATCGAGATGTGAAG ATGGAGAATATCCTTCTGGACGAACGAG GCCATCTGAAACTGACAGACTTTGGTTTGTCCCGCCACCTGCCCCAAGGAGCCCGAGCCTATACTATCTGTGGCACTCTTCAGTACATGG CGCCCGAGGTCCTGAGTGGAGGGCCTTACAACCATGCTGCTGACTGGTGGTCCCTGGGTGTCTTGCTTTTTTCTCTGTCAACTGGAAAG TTCCCAGTGCCAGCAGAGAGAGATCATGTGGCCATGTTGGCAAGTGTGACCCACTATGACTCTGAGATCCCATCTTCTCTTAACCAGGGGCTCTCACTCCTACTCCGTGAG CTCTTACACCAGGATCCCCTTCACCGTCTACGTTATTTGCATCACTTCCAGGTCCACCCTTTCTTCCGGGGTGTGGCCTTTGACCCAGAGCTCCTACAGAAGCATCCAGTGAACTTTGTCTTGGAGACACAAGCTGCCCAGTCTAGTCCATCATCGGAGTCCATGTTTTTCAAGGACTTTGACTGTAATCTGGAGTCCTTCCTGGTCCACCCGAGGCTGGCTTGA
- the RSKR gene encoding ribosomal protein S6 kinase-related protein isoform X4, which translates to MGAVSCRQGHHAQMAASHKQGGNIQGPWVQGWKSLWSGVGTTRSGVKELWGLRGHQFLHREPLEPAPLLVEKPLPEWPVPQFINLFLPEFPIRPLRGHQQLKILGLVAKGSFGTVLKVLDCGQKAVFAVKVVPKAKVLRRDILRQCKEEVSIQRQINHPFVHSMGDTWQGKRHLFINFWCFAVCSYCSTDLYSVWSAVGRLTEASIRLFAAELILVLCYLHDLGIIHRDVKMENILLDERGHLKLTDFGLSRHLPQGARAYTICGTLQYMAPEVLSGGPYNHAADWWSLGVLLFSLSTGKFPVPAERDHVAMLASVTHYDSEIPSSLNQGLSLLLRELLHQDPLHRLRYLHHFQVHPFFRGVAFDPELLQKHPVNFVLETQAAQSSPSSESMFFKDFDCNLESFLVHPRLA; encoded by the exons CAGGGTGGCAACATCCAGGGCCCCTGGGTCCAAGGCTGGAAGAGCCTCTGGTCAGGTGTGGGGACCACAAGGTCAGGTGTGAAAGAACTGTGGGGACTACGGGGGCATCAGTTCCTGCATCGGGAGCCCCTGGAGCCAGCCCCACTGCTAGTAGAGAAGCCGCTGCCTGAATGGCCAGTGCCTCAGTTCATCAACCTCTTTCTGCCGGAGTTTCCTATTAGGCCCCTTAGGGGGCATCAGCAGCTAAAG ATTTTAGGCCTTGTGGCTAAAGGCTCCTTTGGAACGGTCCTCAAGGTGCTAGATTGTGGCCAGAAAGCAGTATTTGCAGTGAAG GTGGTACCCAAGGCGAAGGTCCTACGGAGGGACATCCTGAGGCAGTGCAAAGAGGAGGTCAGCATCCAG CGACAGATCAACCATCCTTTTGTACACAGTATGGGGGACACCTGGCAGGGAAAACGACACCTCTTCATTA ACTTCTGGTGCTTTGCAGTGTGCAGCTACTGCAGCACAGATCTGTACTCCGTGTGGTCTGCTGTTGGCCGCCTGACTGAGGCTTCCATCCGCCTTTTTGCTGCTGAGCTGATCCTGGTGCTGT GCTATCTCCATGACTTGGGCATCATCCATCGAGATGTGAAG ATGGAGAATATCCTTCTGGACGAACGAG GCCATCTGAAACTGACAGACTTTGGTTTGTCCCGCCACCTGCCCCAAGGAGCCCGAGCCTATACTATCTGTGGCACTCTTCAGTACATGG CGCCCGAGGTCCTGAGTGGAGGGCCTTACAACCATGCTGCTGACTGGTGGTCCCTGGGTGTCTTGCTTTTTTCTCTGTCAACTGGAAAG TTCCCAGTGCCAGCAGAGAGAGATCATGTGGCCATGTTGGCAAGTGTGACCCACTATGACTCTGAGATCCCATCTTCTCTTAACCAGGGGCTCTCACTCCTACTCCGTGAG CTCTTACACCAGGATCCCCTTCACCGTCTACGTTATTTGCATCACTTCCAGGTCCACCCTTTCTTCCGGGGTGTGGCCTTTGACCCAGAGCTCCTACAGAAGCATCCAGTGAACTTTGTCTTGGAGACACAAGCTGCCCAGTCTAGTCCATCATCGGAGTCCATGTTTTTCAAGGACTTTGACTGTAATCTGGAGTCCTTCCTGGTCCACCCGAGGCTGGCTTGA
- the RSKR gene encoding ribosomal protein S6 kinase-related protein isoform X5 yields the protein MGAVSCRQGHHAQMAASHKQGGNIQGPWVQGWKSLWSGVGTTRSGVKELWGLRGHQFLHREPLEPAPLLVEKPLPEWPVPQFINLFLPEFPIRPLRGHQQLKILGLVAKGSFGTVLKVLDCGQKAVFAVKVVPKAKVLRRDILRQCKEEVSIQRQINHPFVHSMGDTWQGKRHLFIMCSYCSTDLYSVWSAVGRLTEASIRLFAAELILVLCYLHDLGIIHRDVKMENILLDERGHLKLTDFGLSRHLPQGARAYTICGTLQYMAPEVLSGGPYNHAADWWSLGVLLFSLSTGKFPVPAERDHVAMLASVTHYDSEIPSSLNQGLSLLLRELLHQDPLHRLRYLHHFQVHPFFRGVAFDPELLQKHPVNFVLETQAAQSSPSSESMFFKDFDCNLESFLVHPRLA from the exons CAGGGTGGCAACATCCAGGGCCCCTGGGTCCAAGGCTGGAAGAGCCTCTGGTCAGGTGTGGGGACCACAAGGTCAGGTGTGAAAGAACTGTGGGGACTACGGGGGCATCAGTTCCTGCATCGGGAGCCCCTGGAGCCAGCCCCACTGCTAGTAGAGAAGCCGCTGCCTGAATGGCCAGTGCCTCAGTTCATCAACCTCTTTCTGCCGGAGTTTCCTATTAGGCCCCTTAGGGGGCATCAGCAGCTAAAG ATTTTAGGCCTTGTGGCTAAAGGCTCCTTTGGAACGGTCCTCAAGGTGCTAGATTGTGGCCAGAAAGCAGTATTTGCAGTGAAG GTGGTACCCAAGGCGAAGGTCCTACGGAGGGACATCCTGAGGCAGTGCAAAGAGGAGGTCAGCATCCAG CGACAGATCAACCATCCTTTTGTACACAGTATGGGGGACACCTGGCAGGGAAAACGACACCTCTTCATTA TGTGCAGCTACTGCAGCACAGATCTGTACTCCGTGTGGTCTGCTGTTGGCCGCCTGACTGAGGCTTCCATCCGCCTTTTTGCTGCTGAGCTGATCCTGGTGCTGT GCTATCTCCATGACTTGGGCATCATCCATCGAGATGTGAAG ATGGAGAATATCCTTCTGGACGAACGAG GCCATCTGAAACTGACAGACTTTGGTTTGTCCCGCCACCTGCCCCAAGGAGCCCGAGCCTATACTATCTGTGGCACTCTTCAGTACATGG CGCCCGAGGTCCTGAGTGGAGGGCCTTACAACCATGCTGCTGACTGGTGGTCCCTGGGTGTCTTGCTTTTTTCTCTGTCAACTGGAAAG TTCCCAGTGCCAGCAGAGAGAGATCATGTGGCCATGTTGGCAAGTGTGACCCACTATGACTCTGAGATCCCATCTTCTCTTAACCAGGGGCTCTCACTCCTACTCCGTGAG CTCTTACACCAGGATCCCCTTCACCGTCTACGTTATTTGCATCACTTCCAGGTCCACCCTTTCTTCCGGGGTGTGGCCTTTGACCCAGAGCTCCTACAGAAGCATCCAGTGAACTTTGTCTTGGAGACACAAGCTGCCCAGTCTAGTCCATCATCGGAGTCCATGTTTTTCAAGGACTTTGACTGTAATCTGGAGTCCTTCCTGGTCCACCCGAGGCTGGCTTGA
- the RSKR gene encoding ribosomal protein S6 kinase-related protein isoform X2 — MGAVSCRQGHHAQMAASHKGGNIQGPWVQGWKSLWSGVGTTRSGVKELWGLRGHQFLHREPLEPAPLLVEKPLPEWPVPQFINLFLPEFPIRPLRGHQQLKILGLVAKGSFGTVLKVLDCGQKAVFAVKVVPKAKVLRRDILRQCKEEVSIQRQINHPFVHSMGDTWQGKRHLFIILLSPRGRGDSRWHRFGQQAYSALRPGTEGPKYRPDFWCFAVCSYCSTDLYSVWSAVGRLTEASIRLFAAELILVLCYLHDLGIIHRDVKMENILLDERGHLKLTDFGLSRHLPQGARAYTICGTLQYMAPEVLSGGPYNHAADWWSLGVLLFSLSTGKFPVPAERDHVAMLASVTHYDSEIPSSLNQGLSLLLRELLHQDPLHRLRYLHHFQVHPFFRGVAFDPELLQKHPVNFVLETQAAQSSPSSESMFFKDFDCNLESFLVHPRLA, encoded by the exons GGTGGCAACATCCAGGGCCCCTGGGTCCAAGGCTGGAAGAGCCTCTGGTCAGGTGTGGGGACCACAAGGTCAGGTGTGAAAGAACTGTGGGGACTACGGGGGCATCAGTTCCTGCATCGGGAGCCCCTGGAGCCAGCCCCACTGCTAGTAGAGAAGCCGCTGCCTGAATGGCCAGTGCCTCAGTTCATCAACCTCTTTCTGCCGGAGTTTCCTATTAGGCCCCTTAGGGGGCATCAGCAGCTAAAG ATTTTAGGCCTTGTGGCTAAAGGCTCCTTTGGAACGGTCCTCAAGGTGCTAGATTGTGGCCAGAAAGCAGTATTTGCAGTGAAG GTGGTACCCAAGGCGAAGGTCCTACGGAGGGACATCCTGAGGCAGTGCAAAGAGGAGGTCAGCATCCAG CGACAGATCAACCATCCTTTTGTACACAGTATGGGGGACACCTGGCAGGGAAAACGACACCTCTTCATTA TACTGCTCTCTCCCAGAGGGAGAGGGGACAGCAGGTGGCATCGGTTTGGGCAGCAGGCATACAGTGCCCTGCGCCCAGGCACAGAAGGCCCCAAATATCGCCCAGACTTCTGGTGCTTTGCAGTGTGCAGCTACTGCAGCACAGATCTGTACTCCGTGTGGTCTGCTGTTGGCCGCCTGACTGAGGCTTCCATCCGCCTTTTTGCTGCTGAGCTGATCCTGGTGCTGT GCTATCTCCATGACTTGGGCATCATCCATCGAGATGTGAAG ATGGAGAATATCCTTCTGGACGAACGAG GCCATCTGAAACTGACAGACTTTGGTTTGTCCCGCCACCTGCCCCAAGGAGCCCGAGCCTATACTATCTGTGGCACTCTTCAGTACATGG CGCCCGAGGTCCTGAGTGGAGGGCCTTACAACCATGCTGCTGACTGGTGGTCCCTGGGTGTCTTGCTTTTTTCTCTGTCAACTGGAAAG TTCCCAGTGCCAGCAGAGAGAGATCATGTGGCCATGTTGGCAAGTGTGACCCACTATGACTCTGAGATCCCATCTTCTCTTAACCAGGGGCTCTCACTCCTACTCCGTGAG CTCTTACACCAGGATCCCCTTCACCGTCTACGTTATTTGCATCACTTCCAGGTCCACCCTTTCTTCCGGGGTGTGGCCTTTGACCCAGAGCTCCTACAGAAGCATCCAGTGAACTTTGTCTTGGAGACACAAGCTGCCCAGTCTAGTCCATCATCGGAGTCCATGTTTTTCAAGGACTTTGACTGTAATCTGGAGTCCTTCCTGGTCCACCCGAGGCTGGCTTGA
- the RSKR gene encoding ribosomal protein S6 kinase-related protein isoform X6, translating to MGAVSCRQGHHAQMAASHKVVPKAKVLRRDILRQCKEEVSIQRQINHPFVHSMGDTWQGKRHLFIILLSPRGRGDSRWHRFGQQAYSALRPGTEGPKYRPDFWCFAVCSYCSTDLYSVWSAVGRLTEASIRLFAAELILVLCYLHDLGIIHRDVKMENILLDERGHLKLTDFGLSRHLPQGARAYTICGTLQYMAPEVLSGGPYNHAADWWSLGVLLFSLSTGKFPVPAERDHVAMLASVTHYDSEIPSSLNQGLSLLLRELLHQDPLHRLRYLHHFQVHPFFRGVAFDPELLQKHPVNFVLETQAAQSSPSSESMFFKDFDCNLESFLVHPRLA from the exons GTGGTACCCAAGGCGAAGGTCCTACGGAGGGACATCCTGAGGCAGTGCAAAGAGGAGGTCAGCATCCAG CGACAGATCAACCATCCTTTTGTACACAGTATGGGGGACACCTGGCAGGGAAAACGACACCTCTTCATTA TACTGCTCTCTCCCAGAGGGAGAGGGGACAGCAGGTGGCATCGGTTTGGGCAGCAGGCATACAGTGCCCTGCGCCCAGGCACAGAAGGCCCCAAATATCGCCCAGACTTCTGGTGCTTTGCAGTGTGCAGCTACTGCAGCACAGATCTGTACTCCGTGTGGTCTGCTGTTGGCCGCCTGACTGAGGCTTCCATCCGCCTTTTTGCTGCTGAGCTGATCCTGGTGCTGT GCTATCTCCATGACTTGGGCATCATCCATCGAGATGTGAAG ATGGAGAATATCCTTCTGGACGAACGAG GCCATCTGAAACTGACAGACTTTGGTTTGTCCCGCCACCTGCCCCAAGGAGCCCGAGCCTATACTATCTGTGGCACTCTTCAGTACATGG CGCCCGAGGTCCTGAGTGGAGGGCCTTACAACCATGCTGCTGACTGGTGGTCCCTGGGTGTCTTGCTTTTTTCTCTGTCAACTGGAAAG TTCCCAGTGCCAGCAGAGAGAGATCATGTGGCCATGTTGGCAAGTGTGACCCACTATGACTCTGAGATCCCATCTTCTCTTAACCAGGGGCTCTCACTCCTACTCCGTGAG CTCTTACACCAGGATCCCCTTCACCGTCTACGTTATTTGCATCACTTCCAGGTCCACCCTTTCTTCCGGGGTGTGGCCTTTGACCCAGAGCTCCTACAGAAGCATCCAGTGAACTTTGTCTTGGAGACACAAGCTGCCCAGTCTAGTCCATCATCGGAGTCCATGTTTTTCAAGGACTTTGACTGTAATCTGGAGTCCTTCCTGGTCCACCCGAGGCTGGCTTGA